One segment of Zhihengliuella halotolerans DNA contains the following:
- a CDS encoding metal-sulfur cluster assembly factor: MSEATQGNTQASLEDVEEALKDVIDPELGVNIVDLGLLYGLKYDDEGTLIIDMTLTTAACPLTDILEEQVASSLDSVVDAHRLNWVWMPPWGPERITDDGRDQMRALGFNI; this comes from the coding sequence ATGAGCGAGGCGACCCAGGGCAACACGCAGGCGTCCCTCGAAGATGTCGAGGAGGCGCTCAAGGACGTCATCGACCCCGAGCTCGGGGTCAACATCGTCGACCTCGGCCTGCTCTACGGGCTGAAGTACGACGACGAAGGCACGCTGATCATCGACATGACGTTGACGACGGCCGCCTGCCCGCTGACCGACATCTTGGAGGAGCAGGTCGCTTCCTCCTTGGACAGCGTGGTGGATGCGCACCGACTCAACTGGGTGTGGATGCCGCCGTGGGGTCCCGAGCGGATCACCGACGACGGACGCGACCAGATGCGGGCCCTCGGCTTCAACATCTAG
- a CDS encoding DUF3099 domain-containing protein, whose product MHDSTDSGFDDAGSRPRSARDGSGGVHKITDAEESHTADVHSRMFKYTLTMGIRVACFIAAFFFLDSWLVWVCLSGAILLPWVAVVIANGAGKDHYRDQPASSLIDHAPYAGIDAGPAPEDDGPVTLEGELDDDPATPPPPKTKEDGQ is encoded by the coding sequence ATGCACGATTCAACTGATTCCGGATTCGACGACGCCGGCTCCCGCCCGCGTTCGGCGCGGGACGGCTCCGGCGGCGTGCACAAAATCACGGACGCCGAGGAGTCCCACACCGCGGACGTGCATTCGCGCATGTTCAAGTACACCCTGACCATGGGCATCCGTGTGGCCTGCTTCATCGCCGCGTTCTTCTTCCTCGACTCTTGGCTGGTCTGGGTTTGCCTCTCCGGGGCCATCCTGCTGCCGTGGGTCGCCGTCGTCATCGCCAACGGCGCCGGCAAGGACCACTACCGCGACCAGCCGGCCTCCAGCCTGATTGACCACGCGCCCTACGCCGGAATCGACGCCGGGCCTGCCCCAGAAGACGATGGACCCGTCACCCTCGAGGGCGAGCTCGATGACGACCCTGCCACGCCACCACCACCGAAGACCAAGGAGGACGGCCAGTGA
- a CDS encoding CbiQ family ECF transporter T component has translation MRGRMMTLGLAIPGRSPVHRAPLWAKYLLVVAVAVGAITWREAPVALGLIGLSVVLYAAAGRRVLRHWADPLRYLWWMFAILGVHQWWLATSDGATGFDAVARAVAIIGGMLAALQAARLLLLTTELTVLMDGLGRALRPLRHVGIDPEALSLGVSLMLRSIPAIAASAVEVGDAARARGIGRNPVALAGPVVVSAIDYAHRTGDALAARGLLDRE, from the coding sequence ATGCGCGGCCGGATGATGACGCTCGGGCTCGCGATCCCGGGTCGCAGCCCCGTCCACCGGGCGCCCTTGTGGGCGAAGTACCTGCTGGTCGTCGCCGTCGCGGTGGGCGCGATCACGTGGCGTGAGGCGCCGGTCGCCCTCGGCCTGATCGGCCTGTCCGTGGTGCTGTACGCGGCGGCCGGGCGGCGGGTGCTGCGCCACTGGGCCGATCCGCTGCGTTACCTGTGGTGGATGTTCGCAATCCTCGGCGTGCACCAGTGGTGGCTGGCGACGTCGGATGGCGCCACTGGATTCGACGCGGTCGCGCGCGCTGTCGCCATCATAGGCGGCATGCTCGCGGCGCTCCAGGCCGCCCGCCTCCTCCTGCTGACCACCGAACTGACCGTGCTCATGGACGGGCTCGGCCGGGCGCTGCGCCCGCTCCGGCACGTCGGCATCGACCCCGAGGCGCTCTCGCTCGGCGTGAGCCTCATGCTGCGCAGCATTCCGGCCATCGCTGCCTCGGCCGTAGAGGTCGGCGACGCGGCACGGGCGCGCGGCATCGGCCGCAACCCGGTCGCGTTGGCGGGGCCCGTGGTCGTCTCGGCAATCGACTACGCCCATCGGACGGGCGATGCCCTCGCGGCCCGCGGTCTCCTCGACCGCGAATAA
- a CDS encoding SURF1 family protein, which translates to MYRFLVSTRWFGWLLLVCVFAAACTWLGNWQMNRLDEARAANQIVENNYDAEPVAYADAAPLFDELPAQRAWTPVRLDGEYLTDDTLVVRNRPLGGRPGYEVLVPFRTESGDVVVINRGWLPIGNEHAGRPDVVPEPPQGRTEVVARLRPAEPTLNRDAPAGQVASIDLPHVSEVLGFDVAEGAYGVMARETPAAAEVPQALERPVLEEGNHLSYSMQWFAFGVLGFVALVWAARQQARINREDREEAAKAAAAGIEIKHSAYRAPRKKQAPRRDGQPTDEELEDAYLDALEREK; encoded by the coding sequence GTGTACCGCTTTCTCGTGAGCACCCGCTGGTTCGGGTGGCTGTTGCTCGTCTGCGTCTTCGCCGCCGCCTGCACCTGGCTCGGAAACTGGCAGATGAACCGCCTCGACGAGGCCCGCGCCGCCAACCAGATCGTCGAGAACAACTACGACGCCGAGCCCGTCGCCTACGCGGACGCCGCGCCGCTGTTCGACGAACTGCCAGCGCAGAGGGCCTGGACGCCGGTCCGCCTCGACGGCGAATACCTGACCGACGACACCCTGGTAGTGCGCAACCGCCCACTGGGCGGGCGCCCGGGTTACGAAGTCCTGGTGCCGTTCCGCACCGAGTCCGGTGACGTCGTAGTGATCAACCGCGGCTGGTTGCCGATCGGCAACGAGCACGCCGGCCGGCCCGACGTCGTGCCGGAACCGCCGCAGGGGCGGACAGAGGTCGTGGCCCGCCTGCGCCCGGCCGAGCCGACGCTCAACCGCGATGCCCCGGCCGGACAGGTCGCCTCGATCGACCTCCCGCATGTCTCGGAGGTGCTCGGATTCGACGTGGCCGAGGGCGCCTACGGCGTCATGGCCCGCGAGACGCCGGCCGCCGCCGAGGTCCCCCAGGCCCTCGAGCGGCCCGTGCTCGAGGAGGGCAACCACCTCTCCTACTCGATGCAGTGGTTCGCGTTCGGCGTCCTCGGCTTCGTCGCGCTCGTCTGGGCGGCCCGGCAACAGGCGCGCATCAACCGGGAAGACCGGGAGGAAGCGGCGAAAGCCGCGGCCGCCGGCATCGAGATCAAGCACTCGGCCTACCGTGCGCCACGCAAGAAGCAGGCGCCGCGGCGCGATGGACAGCCGACCGACGAGGAACTCGAGGACGCTTACCTCGACGCGCTCGAACGGGAGAAGTAG
- the sufD gene encoding Fe-S cluster assembly protein SufD: MTDTATTLSGDKARIGAPSIAGFTEEGENLSPLNEDASPLGGAASKAHSHGGAAGVPQASRGERPTSYDLADFPALTGREEDWRFTPLKRLGGLHKDAPAGDAPAVVLTGGEGLALETVAMDDARVGSAGVPDDRVSANAWNAAKEATVLTIPAGVEGAQATLTITGDSKEAAAQHLVIIAEANSSAVVVLDHVGTAVLAQNVEADVKEGAKLTLVSLQEWEDDAIHASAQQAKVGKDAYYKHVAVSFGGDLVRLTPSARFDAPGAEAELYGLYYADAGQHLEHRLLVDHNQPRCTSNVLYKGALQGKDAHTVWVGDVLIRKNAEGTDSYEANRNLVLTDGARADSVPNLEIETGQIEGAGHASTTGRFDDEHLFYLMARGIDEKTARRLVVRGFLNEIIQKIGVPELEDRLNGNVEEELEATEN, translated from the coding sequence ATGACTGATACCGCAACTACTCTCTCCGGCGACAAGGCTCGCATCGGCGCGCCGTCGATCGCCGGATTCACCGAGGAGGGCGAAAACCTCTCCCCGCTGAACGAGGACGCCTCGCCGCTCGGTGGCGCCGCGTCGAAGGCCCACAGCCACGGTGGCGCCGCAGGCGTGCCGCAGGCGTCGCGCGGCGAGCGCCCCACCAGCTACGACCTGGCGGACTTCCCGGCCCTGACCGGCCGCGAGGAGGACTGGCGTTTCACCCCGCTCAAGCGTCTGGGCGGCCTGCACAAGGACGCACCGGCCGGTGACGCGCCCGCCGTCGTCCTGACCGGCGGTGAGGGTCTCGCCCTCGAGACCGTCGCCATGGATGACGCGCGCGTCGGCTCCGCTGGCGTCCCGGACGATCGCGTCTCCGCGAATGCCTGGAACGCCGCCAAGGAAGCTACCGTGCTGACGATCCCGGCGGGAGTCGAGGGCGCCCAGGCGACCCTGACGATCACGGGTGACTCCAAGGAAGCTGCCGCGCAGCACCTCGTGATCATCGCCGAGGCGAACTCGAGCGCCGTCGTCGTGCTGGACCACGTCGGGACCGCCGTGCTGGCGCAGAACGTGGAAGCCGACGTGAAGGAGGGCGCCAAGCTGACGCTCGTGTCGCTCCAGGAGTGGGAGGACGACGCCATCCACGCCTCGGCCCAGCAAGCCAAGGTCGGCAAGGACGCGTACTACAAGCACGTGGCCGTGAGCTTCGGCGGCGACCTCGTGCGCCTGACGCCGTCCGCCCGCTTCGACGCCCCGGGCGCCGAGGCCGAGCTGTACGGCCTGTACTACGCAGACGCCGGCCAGCACCTCGAGCACCGCCTGCTGGTGGACCACAACCAGCCGCGCTGCACCTCCAACGTGCTCTACAAGGGCGCGCTGCAGGGCAAGGACGCGCACACGGTGTGGGTCGGCGACGTGCTGATCCGCAAGAACGCCGAGGGCACGGACTCCTACGAGGCCAACCGCAACCTCGTCCTCACGGACGGCGCGCGTGCGGACTCGGTGCCGAACCTCGAGATTGAGACCGGCCAGATCGAGGGTGCCGGCCACGCCAGCACCACCGGCCGTTTCGACGACGAGCACCTGTTCTACCTGATGGCTCGCGGCATCGACGAGAAGACCGCGCGCCGACTGGTGGTCCGCGGCTTCCTCAACGAGATCATCCAGAAGATCGGCGTGCCCGAGCTCGAGGACCGTCTCAACGGCAACGTCGAAGAAGAGCTCGAAGCCACCGAGAACTAG
- a CDS encoding biotin transporter BioY — protein sequence MTNHTTASAQPAPRTLARPTARDLALVAVFAALVAVLALVPAVPVGPLGVPITLQTLGVALCGLILGGWRGSSAVLLYVAVGLAGVPIFAKFSGGLGVLAGPSAGYLLAFPLTALLTGAIATWLLRRTTRLRFLWLFVAAFGSSVLLTHPLGILGMSINADLPLSQAFFYDLPYWPGDILKSLVAAGIAVTVFKAFPRLARRDFRS from the coding sequence GTGACCAATCACACCACTGCCTCCGCGCAGCCGGCGCCCCGCACACTGGCGCGCCCGACAGCTCGCGACCTCGCCCTCGTGGCCGTCTTCGCTGCACTCGTCGCCGTACTGGCCCTCGTCCCGGCAGTACCCGTCGGGCCGCTGGGCGTGCCGATCACGCTCCAGACCCTGGGCGTAGCGCTGTGCGGACTAATCCTCGGCGGCTGGCGCGGCAGCTCGGCCGTCTTGCTGTATGTCGCCGTCGGACTCGCCGGGGTGCCCATTTTCGCGAAGTTCTCGGGTGGCCTCGGCGTCCTCGCGGGGCCATCGGCCGGCTACCTGCTCGCCTTCCCGCTGACCGCCCTACTGACCGGAGCCATCGCCACGTGGCTGTTGCGCCGGACGACACGGTTGCGCTTCCTGTGGCTCTTCGTCGCGGCCTTCGGATCCTCCGTGCTCCTGACCCACCCGCTGGGCATCCTCGGCATGAGCATCAACGCGGATCTGCCGCTGTCTCAGGCCTTCTTCTACGACCTGCCCTACTGGCCGGGTGACATCCTCAAGTCCCTCGTCGCCGCCGGCATCGCCGTGACGGTCTTCAAGGCGTTCCCGCGCCTCGCGCGTCGCGATTTCCGCTCCTGA
- a CDS encoding RNA polymerase sigma factor yields MNTNLPPPAATPTDEALLRRARTGDGDAYGLLFDRHHQRIFRHALRFVAADQAEDVVAMTFLETWRRRNDVPDDDGRFLPWLIVTASNVARNYTRTERRYRRFLARLPPTPQEPDPALDVAHHVDSHQTSRELSTAFKQLPRKDQAVLTLCVLEELSTVEAGLALGIPVGTVKSRLSRAKRRLADKVPHLHQHLHFSL; encoded by the coding sequence ATGAACACCAATCTGCCGCCGCCGGCGGCAACACCGACGGACGAGGCCCTCCTGCGACGGGCCCGAACCGGTGATGGCGACGCCTACGGCTTGCTCTTCGACCGCCACCACCAACGCATTTTCCGCCATGCACTGCGGTTCGTCGCAGCCGATCAGGCAGAGGATGTCGTCGCCATGACATTTTTGGAGACGTGGCGCCGCCGAAACGACGTGCCCGACGACGACGGACGGTTCCTGCCCTGGTTGATCGTCACGGCCAGCAACGTCGCCCGGAACTACACGAGGACCGAACGCCGCTACCGGAGATTCCTCGCCCGGCTGCCTCCGACGCCGCAGGAGCCTGACCCTGCCCTCGATGTGGCCCACCACGTCGATTCGCACCAGACATCTCGCGAACTCTCCACGGCATTCAAACAGCTGCCGCGCAAAGATCAGGCCGTGCTCACCTTGTGCGTCTTGGAAGAGCTCTCGACTGTCGAGGCCGGCCTTGCTCTAGGCATCCCCGTCGGCACCGTGAAATCCAGGTTGAGCAGGGCCAAACGCCGGCTTGCAGACAAAGTCCCTCACCTGCATCAGCACCTCCACTTCTCCCTCTAG
- a CDS encoding ABC-F family ATP-binding cassette domain-containing protein, translating into MISVADLELRAGARLLMEGVSFRIDSGDKIGLVGRNGAGKTTMTRVLAGEGQPAGGEVTQSGKIGYLPQDPRTPNMEQLARDRILSARGLDEIVGKLRRCQDEMASEDDAVREKAMRRYDRLEAEFIAGGGYAAESEAAAISNNLALPERILNQPLSTLSGGQRRRVELARILYSDADTLLLDEPTNHLDADSITWLREFLKNHQGGLLVISHDTDLLEATVNKVLYLDAMRATVDLYNMGWRRYQEQRVADEERRRKERATAEKKASQLKDRAARFGAKASKASAAHQMTARAEKLLAGLEDVRQVDRVAALRFPTPAPCGKTPLMAEGLSKSYGSLEIFTDVSLAIDRGSKVVILGLNGAGKTTLLRMLAGVTQPDTGELQPGHGLKIGYYAQEHETLDHEASVLQNMRNSAPSHLGDADIRGILGSFLFVGDDVEKPAGVLSGGEKTRLALATIVASSANVLLLDEPTNNLDPASRAEILSALANFEGAVVMVSHDEGAVAALNPERVVLLPDGDEDLFSDDYLELVALA; encoded by the coding sequence GTGATTTCCGTAGCCGACCTCGAATTGCGAGCCGGCGCCCGGCTGCTCATGGAAGGTGTCTCCTTCCGTATCGACAGTGGTGACAAGATCGGTCTGGTCGGGCGCAACGGCGCCGGCAAGACGACGATGACGCGTGTACTGGCCGGCGAAGGCCAGCCCGCCGGCGGTGAGGTGACCCAATCCGGCAAGATCGGCTACCTGCCGCAGGACCCGCGCACCCCGAACATGGAGCAGCTCGCCCGCGACCGCATCCTCTCAGCCCGGGGGCTCGACGAGATCGTCGGCAAGCTGCGCCGCTGCCAGGACGAGATGGCCAGCGAGGACGACGCCGTCCGCGAGAAGGCCATGCGCCGCTACGACCGTCTCGAGGCGGAGTTCATCGCCGGCGGCGGCTACGCAGCCGAGTCCGAGGCCGCGGCGATTTCGAACAACCTCGCCTTGCCCGAACGGATTCTCAACCAGCCGCTCTCGACGCTCTCGGGCGGCCAGCGCCGTCGTGTCGAGCTCGCCCGCATCCTCTACTCCGACGCGGACACGCTGCTGCTCGACGAGCCGACCAACCACCTCGACGCGGACTCGATCACGTGGCTTCGGGAGTTCCTCAAGAACCATCAGGGCGGGCTTCTCGTGATCTCTCACGACACCGATCTGCTCGAGGCGACCGTGAACAAGGTCCTCTACCTCGACGCCATGCGCGCGACCGTGGACCTCTACAACATGGGTTGGAGGCGCTACCAGGAGCAGCGCGTCGCGGACGAAGAGCGCCGCCGCAAGGAGCGTGCGACTGCCGAGAAGAAGGCTTCCCAGCTCAAGGATCGCGCCGCGCGCTTCGGGGCCAAGGCATCGAAGGCCTCCGCTGCGCATCAGATGACGGCGCGTGCTGAGAAGCTGCTCGCCGGCCTCGAGGATGTGCGCCAGGTCGACCGCGTGGCCGCTCTGCGTTTCCCGACGCCGGCACCGTGCGGCAAGACCCCGCTCATGGCCGAGGGTCTGAGCAAGTCCTACGGATCCCTCGAGATCTTCACCGACGTCTCCCTGGCGATCGACCGTGGCTCCAAGGTCGTCATCCTGGGCCTCAACGGTGCCGGTAAGACGACCCTGCTGCGCATGCTGGCGGGCGTCACCCAGCCGGACACCGGTGAACTGCAGCCGGGCCACGGGCTGAAGATCGGCTACTACGCCCAGGAGCACGAGACCCTCGACCACGAGGCCAGCGTCCTGCAGAACATGCGCAATTCGGCGCCGAGTCACCTGGGCGACGCGGACATCCGCGGGATCCTCGGATCGTTCCTTTTCGTCGGCGACGACGTCGAGAAGCCGGCGGGTGTCCTCTCCGGCGGCGAGAAGACGCGCCTGGCCTTGGCCACCATCGTGGCCTCGAGCGCGAACGTACTGCTGCTCGACGAGCCGACCAACAACCTGGACCCGGCCTCGCGCGCCGAGATCCTCAGCGCGCTGGCGAACTTCGAGGGCGCCGTCGTGATGGTCAGCCACGATGAAGGCGCTGTGGCCGCGCTGAACCCCGAGCGCGTCGTCCTGTTGCCCGACGGCGACGAGGACCTCTTCAGTGACGACTACCTTGAGCTGGTCGCCCTAGCCTGA
- a CDS encoding energy-coupling factor ABC transporter ATP-binding protein yields the protein MHETTIRFEAAELTLDDESAADPDTGAVPQRTVLSPVTLTLTERRVAVVGANGSGKSTLLKMINGLVAPSGGRVLVNGNCTTRATKRVRRDVGFLFTDPLAQLVMPVVLEDVELSLKASVPRRDERRRRALEILQRLGLEHLARRSVYDLSGGERQLVALATVLAAGQRILVADEPTTLLDLRNNAMLQRTFDSLEQQIVYATHDLDFAAQADRVIVVDHADVVFDGAPDEAVASYRRLALREA from the coding sequence ATGCACGAAACGACGATCCGCTTCGAAGCGGCCGAGCTCACGCTGGACGATGAGTCGGCGGCCGATCCCGACACGGGCGCTGTGCCACAGCGGACGGTCCTCTCCCCCGTCACCCTGACGCTGACCGAACGACGCGTCGCGGTCGTCGGGGCGAACGGATCCGGCAAATCAACGCTGCTGAAGATGATCAACGGGCTCGTCGCCCCGAGCGGAGGGCGCGTCCTCGTCAACGGGAACTGCACCACACGGGCGACCAAACGGGTCCGCCGCGACGTGGGCTTCCTCTTCACGGACCCGCTCGCCCAGCTCGTGATGCCCGTGGTCCTCGAAGACGTGGAACTCTCGCTCAAGGCGAGCGTCCCGCGCCGGGACGAACGCCGCCGTCGTGCGCTGGAGATCCTCCAGCGGCTGGGGCTTGAGCACCTGGCCCGTCGCAGCGTCTACGACCTCTCCGGCGGCGAACGGCAGCTCGTCGCGCTGGCGACCGTGCTGGCCGCCGGGCAGCGGATCCTCGTCGCCGACGAGCCGACGACCCTGCTGGACCTACGCAACAACGCGATGCTGCAGCGCACCTTCGACTCGCTCGAGCAGCAGATCGTCTACGCGACGCACGACCTCGACTTCGCCGCGCAGGCCGACCGCGTGATCGTCGTCGACCACGCGGACGTCGTGTTCGACGGCGCCCCCGACGAGGCGGTCGCCTCCTACCGCCGGCTCGCCCTGCGGGAGGCCTGA
- a CDS encoding SDR family oxidoreductase has product MSETTAATDLSGKTAIVTGSSRGIGAETAKLLAAAGANVVVNYRQKAPRANKVVAAIEEAGGKAVAVGADLTDGGAQALVDAAVENFGGVDILVLNASGGMESGLGEDYALRLNRDAQVNMLEAAAAVMKPGGRVVFVTSHQAHFIDTVPTMDAYVPVAKSKRAGEVALRERLPMLEEKGVTFVVVSGDMIEGTITATLLDRSTPGAIEARREAAGKLYSVEEFAAEVAAMVGADVEHGHTEYVGGAEDFLAAGGRA; this is encoded by the coding sequence ATGAGCGAGACGACGGCAGCGACCGATCTCAGCGGTAAGACGGCCATTGTGACCGGGTCTTCCCGCGGCATCGGCGCCGAGACGGCCAAGCTTTTGGCCGCCGCCGGCGCCAACGTCGTGGTGAACTACCGGCAGAAGGCGCCGCGCGCGAACAAGGTCGTCGCGGCGATCGAAGAGGCCGGTGGCAAGGCCGTTGCGGTGGGTGCCGACCTGACCGACGGCGGCGCGCAGGCGCTCGTCGACGCGGCCGTGGAGAACTTCGGCGGGGTCGACATCCTCGTCCTGAACGCCTCCGGGGGCATGGAGTCAGGCCTCGGTGAGGATTACGCGCTGCGCCTGAACCGCGACGCCCAGGTCAACATGCTCGAGGCCGCGGCCGCCGTCATGAAGCCGGGTGGCCGCGTCGTGTTCGTCACGAGCCACCAGGCCCACTTCATCGACACGGTCCCGACCATGGACGCCTATGTCCCGGTTGCGAAGTCCAAGCGGGCCGGCGAGGTCGCTCTGCGCGAGCGCCTGCCGATGCTCGAGGAGAAGGGCGTGACGTTCGTCGTCGTCTCTGGCGACATGATCGAGGGCACCATCACGGCGACGCTGCTGGATCGCTCGACGCCGGGTGCGATCGAGGCGCGCCGCGAGGCCGCCGGCAAGCTCTACTCGGTTGAGGAGTTCGCCGCCGAGGTCGCCGCCATGGTCGGCGCCGACGTCGAGCACGGCCACACGGAGTACGTCGGCGGCGCCGAGGACTTCCTCGCCGCGGGCGGCCGGGCCTAG
- the sufC gene encoding Fe-S cluster assembly ATPase SufC, which produces MSTLEIKDLHVSIDTEQGTKEILKGVTLTINTGETHAIMGPNGSGKSTLASTVAGHPRYNVTSGEILLDGENVLDMSVDERARAGLFLAMQYPVEVPGVTMTNFLRTAKTAIDGEAPSLRHWTKDVKAAMANLKIDADFANRNVNEGFSGGEKKRVEILQMELFKPRFAILDETDSGLDVDALKVVSEGVNRASEANEMGTLLITHYTRILRYIKPDFVHVFVDGRVAEQGGPELADQLEEEGYDRFLVKA; this is translated from the coding sequence ATGTCTACTCTGGAAATCAAGGACCTGCACGTCTCGATCGACACTGAGCAGGGCACCAAGGAAATCCTCAAGGGCGTGACCCTGACGATCAACACCGGCGAGACGCACGCCATCATGGGCCCGAACGGCTCCGGCAAGTCGACGCTCGCGTCCACGGTCGCCGGCCACCCGCGCTACAACGTCACGTCGGGCGAGATCCTGCTCGACGGCGAGAACGTGCTCGACATGAGCGTCGACGAGCGCGCCCGCGCCGGCCTGTTCCTGGCCATGCAGTACCCGGTCGAGGTTCCGGGCGTCACGATGACGAACTTCCTGCGCACCGCCAAGACGGCGATCGACGGCGAGGCACCGAGCCTGCGCCACTGGACCAAGGACGTCAAGGCGGCCATGGCGAACCTGAAGATCGACGCCGACTTCGCGAACCGCAACGTCAACGAGGGCTTCTCCGGCGGCGAGAAGAAGCGCGTCGAGATCCTGCAGATGGAACTCTTCAAGCCCCGCTTCGCCATCCTCGACGAAACCGACTCCGGTCTCGACGTCGACGCGCTCAAGGTCGTTTCCGAGGGCGTCAACCGCGCGTCCGAGGCCAACGAGATGGGCACCCTGCTCATCACCCACTACACCCGCATCCTGCGCTACATCAAGCCTGACTTCGTGCATGTCTTCGTCGACGGCCGCGTCGCCGAGCAGGGCGGCCCGGAGCTGGCCGACCAGCTCGAGGAAGAGGGCTACGACCGCTTCCTGGTGAAGGCCTGA
- a CDS encoding CU044_5270 family protein, with protein MKTQQNMNPQRRDAMRAMIVAEVDAASPHPKKTPHTLVHGFAAAVRRREVVAGVAVAAVAAAAFVAVDLVRPADWHGTAPAAAAEVLHAAAANTIRTADPVVGTGQYLKVHTEDMHAVDTGDENGDVAFGQFFETSTIYIPADHDGEWVRTGSSSLTNGFGMIDQDYFDEIFGDTAAQVHPVQRGTAAQLHASTDADVGFGPWGADPVAYMAELPRDPERLLEHMKKTTGYQGSEADQHRLFSFAADVLNSRLPDAYLRAAVYQTLALMPRVEFVDEPAEGDGRNGAIIRIIREDGVVGEDLIIDRDSGMLIGTRSVYLEDADRLEAGTVVGTTTSTIEVVDRAP; from the coding sequence ATGAAGACCCAGCAGAACATGAATCCCCAGCGCCGCGACGCCATGCGAGCGATGATCGTCGCTGAAGTCGATGCGGCCTCTCCCCACCCAAAGAAGACGCCACATACTCTCGTCCACGGTTTCGCCGCAGCCGTGCGCCGCAGGGAAGTTGTCGCCGGTGTGGCGGTCGCAGCAGTCGCCGCGGCCGCCTTCGTCGCAGTCGACCTCGTGCGACCGGCAGACTGGCACGGTACCGCGCCGGCGGCCGCCGCAGAAGTGCTGCATGCCGCGGCTGCGAACACAATCCGCACCGCCGATCCCGTTGTGGGGACCGGGCAGTACCTGAAGGTCCACACCGAGGACATGCACGCCGTGGACACAGGTGACGAGAATGGCGATGTCGCGTTCGGGCAGTTCTTCGAGACGTCGACGATCTATATTCCCGCTGATCACGACGGCGAATGGGTCCGCACGGGCAGCTCATCGCTGACCAATGGGTTCGGCATGATCGATCAGGACTACTTCGACGAGATCTTCGGCGACACTGCCGCCCAGGTCCACCCGGTCCAGCGCGGGACAGCCGCCCAGTTGCACGCCAGCACGGATGCGGATGTCGGCTTCGGCCCCTGGGGCGCCGACCCGGTCGCCTATATGGCCGAACTCCCCCGGGATCCCGAACGTCTCCTGGAACACATGAAGAAGACCACGGGCTACCAAGGCTCCGAAGCCGATCAGCATCGGCTCTTCAGCTTCGCCGCAGACGTATTGAACTCGCGCCTGCCGGACGCCTATCTCCGCGCAGCCGTCTACCAGACGCTGGCCCTCATGCCCCGGGTCGAGTTCGTCGACGAGCCCGCCGAAGGCGACGGCCGCAATGGCGCCATCATCCGCATCATCCGCGAAGACGGAGTAGTCGGAGAAGACCTGATCATCGACCGCGACAGCGGCATGCTTATCGGCACGCGGAGCGTCTACCTCGAAGACGCGGACCGGCTCGAGGCCGGGACGGTCGTCGGGACGACGACATCCACGATTGAGGTCGTCGACAGGGCACCCTGA
- a CDS encoding beta-ketoacyl-ACP reductase has product MSDATAHEPRSVLVTGGNRGIGLAIARAFEANGDKVAITYRSGEVPEGLLGVTADVTDAASIDEAFSAVEAEHGPVEVLVANAGVTRDTLLMRMSEEDFTSVIDTNLTGAFRVIKRATKGMIRLRKGRVVLISSVVGLYGSPGQVNYAASKAGLVGIARSLTRELGGRGITANVVAPGFINTDMTAALPEETQKNYKASIPANRFAEPDEVANVVRWVASDEAAYISGAVIPVDGGLGMGH; this is encoded by the coding sequence ATGTCTGACGCGACGGCCCACGAGCCGCGCTCCGTCCTCGTCACCGGCGGCAACCGGGGGATCGGCCTCGCGATTGCACGGGCCTTCGAGGCCAACGGCGACAAGGTGGCCATCACCTACCGCAGCGGCGAGGTGCCCGAGGGCCTGCTCGGCGTCACGGCGGACGTGACCGATGCCGCATCGATCGACGAGGCATTCTCTGCGGTCGAAGCCGAGCACGGCCCCGTCGAGGTCCTCGTGGCCAACGCCGGCGTCACTCGCGACACGCTGCTCATGCGGATGAGCGAGGAGGACTTCACGTCCGTCATCGACACCAACCTCACGGGCGCGTTCCGCGTGATCAAGCGCGCGACGAAGGGCATGATCCGCCTGCGGAAGGGCCGTGTCGTGCTCATCTCCTCAGTCGTGGGCCTCTACGGTTCGCCGGGGCAGGTCAACTACGCCGCGTCGAAGGCCGGCCTGGTCGGCATCGCGCGATCGCTGACGCGCGAGCTGGGCGGCCGCGGCATCACGGCCAACGTCGTGGCGCCCGGCTTCATCAACACCGACATGACGGCCGCTCTGCCCGAGGAGACGCAGAAGAACTACAAGGCCTCGATTCCGGCCAACCGGTTCGCGGAGCCGGACGAGGTGGCGAACGTCGTCCGCTGGGTCGCCAGCGACGAGGCCGCCTACATCTCCGGCGCGGTCATCCCGGTCGACGGCGGACTCGGCATGGGCCACTAA